TGAGATTGGTATTTATCCTTTCCCTTGtacattattaataataaataatatttattgattCAGATTAAGACTAAGATTCATCATTTTAACTATCATTGATTTGTTAACgtaaaatactttttatgaaaaaaattcttcaaaatgcaaagtaaatatttaaataaattataaagatataatttattcagTAATACTATCGATAAAATGTTGCGAATGAAAAACAGTTTTTTGTTCTGTTTGAGAATATGaagtaaaattattaaaaatgtcAGCAAATTGGGTTGAAGGATCCTCAATCCCtgcaaattttaaatactgTATAAGCTCTTCTTGGTCAATAGTAGTTCTACCATCATCTGGCATAAAAGCTTTAAAGCATTCTACAAGTTCTGTCTTACTAGCAAATGATGAGGTCTTCTTGCCCATCATCGTTAAAAATTCAGGAAATGACAGAGGCCCATCTTTTAACATGTTACTTAAAAATTTGTCATCCACTTTCTTCCCGAGGTCATTGTAAACTTTCTTTAAATCAGATTCTGTAATAGAGCCATCACCATTTTCATCTATCACTTGGAACGCGTCCTTCatcttttcaataaaatcttGTGATAGGTTGTCAAAGGATATTGATCTacttttttccatttttatattaatattccCTGTGGTATTGAATTGTAATAGAGTTATTTCTAGttagaataaaaaagtttGACAACAAATATCTGTTCTagattaaaaaagtttatggtgaattatataattaatgtCTTTATTATACATGATTTGGCATTGAAAATTCAACTTTTCCAAAAGCGGCCGATTGGGAAACACAATACTTAAATTTCATAATTCATGCTtaagattgaaaaaaaagaatgttAAATGAAAGTTTTAATAGATATCTAAGTGGTAACAAGAATACAAACAGCTATTGATATCTGTAATTGATCTTTATCAGATTTGAGACGGACATAATATAATGTCAGATATAAAACAACTTCTGAAAGAAGCTAAAAAGGAATTGGCAAGAGAAGATTATGAAGAAGCCATTATAATTTCTAagaaagttttaaaaaaagatccCAACAATTATTTTGCCAATGTCTTCCTAGGTAAATCATATTCATGTATTCAAGGTAAAACCGGAGAATCATTGAAACATTACTTAGTTGCCATtgattctaattcttcaagTATGCTTGCTTGGAAAGGTTTATTTCTAGTTTTAAAGGAGCCAGGTTGCATCCCtgataattattcatttgacgaatattttgatttatgtGGAAAGTATGCAGAGTGTCTTTTTCAACAGGAACTACCAATGGTTGATTTAATACACGATCTTCgaatgatgaaaaaaagcAACCCAGCATGTCTAGAATCGTTTCTTAAACACCTCAAACCGGGCACGCCACTGGCTGAAAGATTGGGTCATCATCTCATGACTCCACAAACAATTcttcaagaattaattaaattaatcgGTAATAAAGAACAAGAGGCTATTGCTCAATTGGTGAGTAGAGAACGTTTAAAATTAAGTACTGCAGATCCTTTAtatcaaattaaaattaatagtaTAGCATGGGAGATTTATGAAGATTCCGAAATGGATGACTTATACAGTCAACTTGTAAATATTACTAATGATGACGACACCAGAGctaaattagaagaatcCTGGCTACAATATAGAATTAAAGTTTTGAAATCAATGCCCTCCGATAtcaaattagaattttGCAGTAAAGTAAAGGCTATGGTGGAAGATATGGTTTTGGTTAATCATGAATCTTTAACTGCAtggaaatattattttgaatggCAAGATTATGATGATATAGACAACAtggaattagaattaattattaaattctttaaaaaatttccaaCTGAACCATTTGCCATGGTTTTATATGCATGGGTATCCTCCAATTTATCGAAATATGATGTTCGTAGTATATTGTTCACAGATAATACagataagaaaaatgatataCAGGCAACCGAAGAGGAACAAGAGGTTAAAGAAGCAACTGAGGATATTGAAGCAGAAGAATCTATGCAAGAGCTAATGGAAACTGACGATAATATACCTGCACTATTGGAAAAAGATGTTCTAACTGCCTTACTAGAGTCTATTAGCAAGGTTCAAAGTAGTGCTTTGTCACATAGAATCATTTCAAAGTATTTTCTACTTACAAATGAGTATGAAGCTGCATTATCCTACATTAAGACTGgtatttcattaattgcATATAATATAAGAGATTTGGGTATTCCATTgcataattcaaaattagaAGTTACATTAGATCTTGGTACTGTATATACATATGTGGATGCCCCAAAAAATCATAATGCTGCTTTATCGCTGTtcgaaaaaattatatctgAAGACCCTGGAAATGCTAGGGCAAAAATGGGTAAaggtattatttttatggAAAGGGAAAATTGGAATGACGCTAACAACTTGTTAAAGGAAGTAACAGAAGAATTTCCAGataatttggaaatattgTCTGAATTGGGTTGGAGTGAAGCAAATCTAGGAAGATTAGATCCTgctttgataatttttgataatgTACTAACAAAATTGGAAGGTACGGATATTAGAACAACTGAAATTAGAGCTTTGAATACATGGAGAAAGGCTAAGACTCttatatttaaacaaaTGCTCCTTGATGCAGAAAAAGATGGAATGGATAatgttaaaaattcttttaagCTATTGATACAAACTGTAAAAATGCTAGATACTTATGCACCAGccttttctttattagGACACATATATTCAATATACTATTTGGATAATGCTCGTGCATTTAAATGCTACAATAAGGCTTTTGAACTTAATCCGGGTGATATAGAAGCTGCAAAATATATGACAAGTAAATATGCAGATAATCAAAACTGGACCGCAGCTGCTATTGTTGCAGAAAGATTAGTTAAATCTGAAAAAGCAAAGAAGGGcttaaaaagagaaaattgGCCATATAGGGTTATTGGGATATCTTATTTAGAAAAGCAACAGGCAGCCGATTCAATAGAATGGTTTCAATCAGCAATAAGAGTGGACGATTCTGATGTCGAATCATGGGTTGGTTTAGGACAATCGTATTACTCTTGTGGAAGAATTGAGGCCTCCATCAaagtttttgaaaaacCCCTCGAGCTTTCACCACATCACCCTCAtgctttatattttaaagctCTCGGTCTGTCAGATGTTGGACAGTTTGTAGAGagtattgaaattttggaatataTTACTGATCTTAATCCTAATAATGAAGCATTCAAGATATGTTTAGCCAAAATTTTGGTAAAATATGCCACAGATTTATTCACCCAAGGTTTTTTAATGAAAGCAATTGCTACTGCTACTAAATcaatttctattattgAATCGTTAGTAACTCAAATGGGTTGCACATCACAAAACTTATGGGTATTGCTATCCAGTGCTTTGAATATGTACTTATTAGTCTCTTCTCAATCACATGAAGTTCCATTAGATAATctgatttcaattttttcttcaatacGCTTTTCTGGAATTGAAGAGCTAGATGATATTGATGAGATCATTTTTGAACATCTATTAGAAGATGATAAAGgcattgataataatactattatatGCACATTACTGATATTATCATCCAAATATGCATTATCTTCAAGTGATTTCGAATCATTATCGGCTCCTCTTCGCTCTTCTCTGTGGTATAATATTGGTCTTTCTGAATTAACATCTTATATATTGTTAAATGAAGATAAGTTTAGAGATGCTGCTATATATGCATTCAAAAAGTCTATTAAATTCCAATCTAATACAACATCATCTTGGATAGGTCTCGGTATTGCTACAATGGATATCAATTATAGAGTATCGCAACattgttttattaaagCAAGCGCATTAGAACCTAGAGATACTGAAATTTggtttaatttatcaatgttaagtttgaaaaataatgacaCTACATTTGCGAAGCAAGTACTTGATAGAACTCAGAGCATTGCTCCTCAAGAATCAACTCCATGGTTAGGGTTGGCACTTCTTCATGAACTTGAAGGAAATCGTCAAGAAAGCTCACGGCTATTTGCTCATGCATTTGTTTTATCAAATGGTAGATCTAAAAATGCCCAACTTTTGTATGCAAAGAATgttttagaaaattatattgGTAAAAACTATAAAGAAACCGATATTGAAGCTGTAGAGCAATTATCTACTATTTCAAATGGTTTGGATCAATACTTCAAGAAGGTTCCTGATGATCCATTTGCTTTGCAATGTGCATTATTATCCTTAGAGAGGCTACATATGTATTCTTTAGCTTCAGAATATGCCAACAAATTAAGTGTAATTCTTGAAAATCGATTTGAAAATTCTCAAGAGGAATCTgaattaatcaattttgCACATTTGAAAGCCCAACTTGCTCGTATAGAATTAGGTTCTGGAAATTATACTACTGCAGCAGAGCATGCTGAATTATCTTTGGGTTTACTAGATGGCCAAGAGAGCTTAATAAGTTCAACTAGTATTCTATCaaattatattgttttaGGTCTTGCCAACTTCTTTTTAGATAAATTTGATGAGACTCTAACTTATTTCCAAAAActtttagaaatatctaAAGAATCGAAATATGTGGTAATCTTGATTTCTAAAGTTTTATATGAGGTTGGGAGCGCTGATAGTAAAGAAATTGCATTAGAAGAGCTAACTGAATATATTGGAAATAATGGGCCTGATATCTCAATAACATTAACGCTTGCCGTTATTTCTAtcatagaaaataaaaaagaagatttaCATGCTATCCTTCAAGAACTATATGACTCACCGTTATCTGATTTAATCGTTGATaaacaaagaaatattCCTTACCTAATtgacaaaataaaaagaaggATATCTAAGGAAACTCCAGAGTCCCAGAAATTAAGAACTATGCAAAAAATGGCTGTACTATTCCCCAACGATTTTAAATTGTGGGAATCTTTGGATAAGAAAATATGCCAACGTGTATCATGTGATGGTCAAAACAAGGTGACTGCTGAGCAATTAAGTAATGCCTATGCTAATGTCGGGAACTTAAGAAGCATTCAAAGAAGTATTTTCTTAACACCATGGGAAACTTCTAATTTGCAATCTCTAGCTGGGTGCTTCGTGTAATGcagattattatttattattatacaacTAAGGACAGAAACCAgaaagatatatattattatatattcttaaatgatgatttgAATGATGTGCTTGTTTATAGTTTTATAGAAATTTGTAAACTTCCCATAATGAAAGAAGTCTAGTAATTCGAGCATAGACATTTAATTCACGTTCATTTACCATCTTAAGTTGATTTAATTCACTGGGTAAAAGTAATTCAGCTTCCCTTCCCTTAACATCCTCTCTATTGGCTTTTGTTAAAAGTGTCgaattttcttgttttaaagaataatttttatataataaattagcaATATTCCAAGCaatattttgtttcatGAAATCATAGGAatgtttttctttaaatctGAATAAGAATACAGAACGTGCAGCAGCTCTATCGTTTGTTCTTGGAACTTCTTGGACTTCTAATGCATTATATTTAATCAATTCGCCAACGGTAGATCTAATATCGCTTTCCTTCATTAAAGCTTTACTATTGATGACTTTTTCAGTAACTAAATGATTATCAATAACACAACGACGAATACGTACAGCTGAAGGACCTAAAGTTGATGCAATCAAATAATCATAGACAAAcgattttaattttggtAAAAGTTTTGTGTATGGTATATAATAAACACCTGGTTTTGATTCTTGTAAAAATGGAACTTCTGAATTTGCTAACATTTTTAGTAGACTGTTAACCATTGAGATGGAGTGTggatcatcatcatcatcattatcatccaTATCCAAGTCAATATCGTCATCAAGATCTTGGTCTTCATTCCCATCCATTTCTCCATTATCTTCGTGGGCATGTTCATTCATTTGAATAGTTACTCTTGGGAATTTGAGGGATGGCAAACCCATCTTcagtttaatttttttaacagaTTTAGGTTCAGAGTTatctctttttcttttatttttagatggGATTGAAAAAGCTAAGGAGTTTCTTAAATCGATTGATTTGGGTAGATATTTAGCAATATCCATTGCATTAAACATACCACTTTTAGATTCATCTTGTTCTCTATCGGCTAGCATTGCCTCAGCTTCAGTCAACTCTTGTAAAAGGCCCGTCTTTGTTAAGGGATCAACAGTAAGAATAGAGCTTTGTT
The window above is part of the Henningerozyma blattae CBS 6284 chromosome 2, complete genome genome. Proteins encoded here:
- the MLC2 gene encoding Mlc2p (similar to Saccharomyces cerevisiae MLC2 (YPR188C); ancestral locus Anc_7.545), with the protein product MEKSRSISFDNLSQDFIEKMKDAFQVIDENGDGSITESDLKKVYNDLGKKVDDKFLSNMLKDGPLSFPEFLTMMGKKTSSFASKTELVECFKAFMPDDGRTTIDQEELIQYLKFAGIEDPSTQFADIFNNFTSYSQTEQKTVFHSQHFIDSITE
- the SKI3 gene encoding SKI complex subunit tetratricopeptide repeat protein SKI3 (similar to Saccharomyces cerevisiae SKI3 (YPR189W); ancestral locus Anc_7.546), translating into MSDIKQLLKEAKKELAREDYEEAIIISKKVLKKDPNNYFANVFLGKSYSCIQGKTGESLKHYLVAIDSNSSSMLAWKGLFLVLKEPGCIPDNYSFDEYFDLCGKYAECLFQQELPMVDLIHDLRMMKKSNPACLESFLKHLKPGTPLAERLGHHLMTPQTILQELIKLIGNKEQEAIAQLVSRERLKLSTADPLYQIKINSIAWEIYEDSEMDDLYSQLVNITNDDDTRAKLEESWLQYRIKVLKSMPSDIKLEFCSKVKAMVEDMVLVNHESLTAWKYYFEWQDYDDIDNMELELIIKFFKKFPTEPFAMVLYAWVSSNLSKYDVRSILFTDNTDKKNDIQATEEEQEVKEATEDIEAEESMQELMETDDNIPALLEKDVLTALLESISKVQSSALSHRIISKYFLLTNEYEAALSYIKTGISLIAYNIRDLGIPLHNSKLEVTLDLGTVYTYVDAPKNHNAALSLFEKIISEDPGNARAKMGKGIIFMERENWNDANNLLKEVTEEFPDNLEILSELGWSEANLGRLDPALIIFDNVLTKLEGTDIRTTEIRALNTWRKAKTLIFKQMLLDAEKDGMDNVKNSFKLLIQTVKMLDTYAPAFSLLGHIYSIYYLDNARAFKCYNKAFELNPGDIEAAKYMTSKYADNQNWTAAAIVAERLVKSEKAKKGLKRENWPYRVIGISYLEKQQAADSIEWFQSAIRVDDSDVESWVGLGQSYYSCGRIEASIKVFEKPLELSPHHPHALYFKALGLSDVGQFVESIEILEYITDLNPNNEAFKICLAKILVKYATDLFTQGFLMKAIATATKSISIIESLVTQMGCTSQNLWVLLSSALNMYLLVSSQSHEVPLDNLISIFSSIRFSGIEELDDIDEIIFEHLLEDDKGIDNNTIICTLLILSSKYALSSSDFESLSAPLRSSLWYNIGLSELTSYILLNEDKFRDAAIYAFKKSIKFQSNTTSSWIGLGIATMDINYRVSQHCFIKASALEPRDTEIWFNLSMLSLKNNDTTFAKQVLDRTQSIAPQESTPWLGLALLHELEGNRQESSRLFAHAFVLSNGRSKNAQLLYAKNVLENYIGKNYKETDIEAVEQLSTISNGLDQYFKKVPDDPFALQCALLSLERLHMYSLASEYANKLSVILENRFENSQEESELINFAHLKAQLARIELGSGNYTTAAEHAELSLGLLDGQESLISSTSILSNYIVLGLANFFLDKFDETLTYFQKLLEISKESKYVVILISKVLYEVGSADSKEIALEELTEYIGNNGPDISITLTLAVISIIENKKEDLHAILQELYDSPLSDLIVDKQRNIPYLIDKIKRRISKETPESQKLRTMQKMAVLFPNDFKLWESLDKKICQRVSCDGQNKVTAEQLSNAYANVGNLRSIQRSIFLTPWETSNLQSLAGCFV
- the RPC82 gene encoding DNA-directed RNA polymerase III subunit C82 (similar to Saccharomyces cerevisiae RPC82 (YPR190C); ancestral locus Anc_7.547) — protein: MSSITESSQVNSLPNKTNDEEEDLFAVSSLEQRTVSPELFLYSELVNTHIGERAKLVIELLIDKGRLTVREIYDRLNQFRPKVIKSILVSLIQLRCVRYHTERDFKGKSNTYYYFNEEGPLLWLYSGLILEEIDLQFNSTIATQIVQNILSLGSLTPNDLQSITTNQKNITKSKLSTVLVKLVESGFLVRVSDLHYIPMNDFWNTLYQKEYASIPRNSPLSDLRKKAEAKNKAKVQFLTKLKEVYEFKDLITIDPRTSMRKIKDSIPLTFNLERFLKSRRSKQLVQLAKSRCGSYPSLIYNVALKITEQSSILTVDPLTKTGLLQELTEAEAMLADREQDESKSGMFNAMDIAKYLPKSIDLRNSLAFSIPSKNKRKRDNSEPKSVKKIKLKMGLPSLKFPRVTIQMNEHAHEDNGEMDGNEDQDLDDDIDLDMDDNDDDDDPHSISMVNSLLKMLANSEVPFLQESKPGVYYIPYTKLLPKLKSFVYDYLIASTLGPSAVRIRRCVIDNHLVTEKVINSKALMKESDIRSTVGELIKYNALEVQEVPRTNDRAAARSVFLFRFKEKHSYDFMKQNIAWNIANLLYKNYSLKQENSTLLTKANREDVKGREAELLLPSELNQLKMVNERELNVYARITRLLSLWEVYKFL